A stretch of the Aphis gossypii isolate Hap1 chromosome 2, ASM2018417v2, whole genome shotgun sequence genome encodes the following:
- the LOC114124932 gene encoding AP-3 complex subunit delta-1, whose protein sequence is MALKKVRGNIERMFDKNLTDLVRGIRNSKENEAKYIAQCMEEIKQELRQENIAVKATAVAKLTYLQMLGYDISWAGFNIIEVMSSSKFTYKRIGYLASSQSFHTDTDLLMLTTNMIRKDLNSQNQYDAGVALSALACFISPDLARDLANDIMTLLSSTKPYLRKKAVLMMYKVFLRFPEALRPAFPRLKDKLEDMDCGVQSAAVNVVCELARKNPKNYLSLAPVFFKLMTSSTNNWMLIKIIKLFGALTPLEPRLGKKLIEPLTNLIHSTSAMSLLYECINTVIAVLISISSGMPNHSASIQLCVQKLRILIEDSDQNLKYLGLLAMSKILKTHPKSVQAHKDLIMICLDDKDESIRLRALDLLYGMVSKKNLMEIVKKLMVHMDKAEGTVYRDELLVKIIDICSQDNYHFITSFEWYVSVLVELARVEGMKHGPLLAHQMLDVAVRVKAIRPFAVGQMSLLLNNAHMFMQPSGGSNMANVLYAAAWICGEYANELEKPEETLFSMSTGKVHSLPGHIQAAYVQNIMKVLSIILSKGDIQQSIKVCKRVSDKLAQYVSSGDLEVQERASAALQLISYIHKELENGDADDICIQVAYLFNGELNPVAPKAQRKVQVPEGLDLDQWINEPLQSSSESEDENQSDDHSNFFNLGGFDKKEEEENISSTVEQVEENRKARLYEQENNPNYLKLNSSSDQTCDIPITSIDLPTSLNVSGFVSSDKYIKAKKEKKDKKKSKKKKKGNNHFEEEEEEEIAIEMVVNRDIGEMPDGAEDSDGAIDVQKDINDPHTALDIDLDVPEIERPPPVEEKKHKKKKKEKEKKKKSEKSKKLKKLDKSDQQLIEIKQGYEEALGICTPSKEIVQAEDLSFGKLAMDKYILLEYKIDPKNELSNSATVFFRLTNVGNNCLIKNIEIDVTNSTAIQFLDEKNEPLSWYKLNNNIQCGSLTEFDLSLRVENISIPNTLRGTLTYMAQNFQDDNFHQDKLDWRLSLAVSDMFLKAAPSVPLVELLCNGQLVYKSSIILSGTNFNQVINWFSTKLHLVLVERVGETASLYGSNASSEQLCLLVKSNLNNVSVEAKCTSQTLVNNLMNEIKSTYNL, encoded by the exons ATGGCTTTGAAAAAAGTCAGAGGCAACATTGAACGGATGTTTGACAAGAATTTGACTGATCTTGTACGCGGCATCCGCAATAGTAAGGAAAATGAG GCAAAATACATTGCACAGTGTATGGAAGAAATTAAACAGGAATTGCGGCAAGAGAATATAGCAGTTAAAGCAACAGCTGTGGCTAAACTCACATAT TTACAAATGTTGGGATATGACATAAGTTGGGCTGGGTTTAACATTATTGAAGTTATGAGCTCTTCAAAATTTACATACAAAAGAATTGGGTACTTAGCTTCATCTCAGAGTTTTCATACTGATACAGAT ttgttgaTGCTGACAACAAATATGATAAGGAAGGATCTGAATAGCCAAAATCAATATGATGCTGGTGTTGCTCTTTCTGCACTTGCTTGTTTTATTAGTCCGGATTTAGCAAGAGACTTAGCTAATGATATAATGACACtg TTATCATCAACTAAGccatatttaagaaaaaaagctGTGCTCATGATGTATAAAGTATTTCTTCGATTTCCGGAAGCATTGAGACCAGCATTTCCACGTTTAAAGGATAAATTAGAAGACATGGATTGTGGTGTTCAATCAGCTGCTGTTAATGTAGTCTGTGAATTAGCtagaaaaaatccaaaaaattaCTTGAGTTTAGCtcctgtattttttaaattaatgacatCATCTACTAATAATTGGATGTTGATCAAGATAATTAAATTG tttGGTGCATTGACCCCACTTGAACCACGTCTTGGAAAAAAACTTATAGAGCCGCTAACTAATTTAATCCAcag TACTTCTGCCatgtcattattatatgaatgcaTTAATACTGTGATCGCTG tACTAATCTCAATTTCATCTGGTATGCCAAATCATAGTGCTTCCAttcaa ttatgtgtccaaaaattaagaatattaattgaagATTCTGACCAGAACT tGAAATATTTGGGTTTACTTGCtatgtctaaaatattaaaaactcacCCCAAGTCAGTTCAAGCTCATAAAGATTTGATTATGATCTGTTTGGATGACAAAGATGAATCAATCAGACTTAGAGCATTAGATCTTCTTTATGGAATg gtctcaaaaaaaaatttgatggaaatagtaaaaaaacttatgGTTCATATGGATAAAGCAGAAGGCACAGTTTATCGAGATGAATTGcttgtcaaaataattgatatatgtTCACAAGATAActatcattttattacaagTTTTGAATG gTATGTCAGTGTCTTAGTAGAGTTGGCTCGAGTAGAAGGAATGAAACATGGTCCTTTATTAGCACATCAAATGTTGGATGTTGCTGTCAGAGTTAAGGCTATAAGGCCATTTGCTGTTGGACAGATGTCTCTACTTCTTAATAATGCGCATATGTTTATGCAACCTTCTGGAGGTTCGAATATGGCTAATGTGCTTTATGCTGCAGCTTGGATATGTGGAGAATATGCCAA tgAACTAGAAAAACCTGAAGAAACTCTTTTCTCTATGTCAACTGGCAAAGTACATTCACTACCAGGTCATATTCAGGCTGCCTATGTGCAAAACATAATGAaagtattatctataatattgtctaaagGAGATATTCAACAATCAATAAAg GTGTGCAAACGAGTATCTGATAAATTGGCACAATATGTATCTAGTGGAGATCTAGAAGTTCAAGAACGTGCTAGCGCAGCCTTGCAGTTAATTAGTTACATTCATAAAGAGTTGGAAAATGGTGATGCTGATGATATATGCATACAAgttgcatatttatttaatggagAATTAAACCCAGTTGCACCTAAGGCCCAACGTAAAGTGCAAGTACCAGAAGg GTTGGATTTGGATCAATGGATCAATGAGCCATTGCAAAGCTCTTCCGAAAGTGAAGATGAAAATCAATCTGATGACcattccaatttttttaatttgggtGGTTTTGATAagaaagaagaagaagaaaacaTATCAAGTACAGTAGAACAAGTAGAagag aatagaAAAGCTCGACTTTATGAACAAGAAAATAATcccaattatttgaaattaaactcAAGTAGTGATCAAACTTGTGACATTCCTATCACATCCATAGATCTGCCAACCTCATTAAATGTATCTGGTTTTGTATCATCTGACAAATACATTAAAgcaaaaaaggaaaaaaaagataaaaaaaaatctaaaaaaaagaaaaaaggaaATAACCATtttgaagaagaagaagaagaagaaattGCCATTGAAATGGTAGTTAATCGGGATATAGGAGAAATGCCAGATGGTGCTGAAGATTCTGATGGGGCAATTGATGTGCAAAAAGACATAAATGACCCACACACTGCATTAGATATTGATTTAGATGTTCCTGAAATTGAACGCCCACCACcagttgaagaaaaaaaacataaaaagaaaaagaaggaaaaagaaaaaaagaagaagagcgaaaaatctaaaaagttaaaaaaattagataaaagtGATCAACAATTGATTGAAATTAAACAAGGTTATGAAGAAGCATTGGGGATTTGTACTCCATCCAAAGAAATTGTTCAAGCTGAAGATTTATCATTTGGAAAATTAGCAATGgataaatacatacttttg GAGTACAAAATAGAtccaaaaaatgaattaagtaATTCGGCAACTGTATTCTTTCGTCTCACAAATGTGggtaataattgtttgattaaaaacataGAAATTGATGTGACTAATTCCACTGCCATCCAATTTTTAGATGAA aaaaatgaacCTTTATCTTggtataaacttaataataacatacagtGTGGTTCACTAACTGAATTTGACTTGTCTCTTCGAgtagaaaatatatctattccaAATACTCTTCGAGGGACACTGACATATATGGCACAA AATTTTCAAGATGACAATTTTCATCAAGACAAATTAGACTGGCGATTGTCTTTAGCTGTTTCAGATATGTTTCTTAAAGCTGCTCCATCTGTACCATTAGTTGAGCTACTATGTAATGGTCAACTAGTTTACAAATCATCGATTATTTTGTCAGGCACTAATTTTAACCAAGTTATTAATTGGTTTTCCACTAAACTCCATCTAGTATTGGTGGAACGTGTTGGTGAGACTGCTTCACTTTATGGCTCCAATGCATCTAGTGAACAACTATGTCTATtggttaaatcaaatttaaacaatgtttCTGTTGAAGCAAAATGTACATCACAaacattagttaataatttaatgaatgaaATTAAATCTACATATAACCTCTAA